A region from the Vicia villosa cultivar HV-30 ecotype Madison, WI unplaced genomic scaffold, Vvil1.0 ctg.003122F_1_1, whole genome shotgun sequence genome encodes:
- the LOC131640428 gene encoding auxin-binding protein ABP19a-like translates to MKMILTIFFIFSLLSLSHASVVDFCVADYNAPNGPAGYSCKTPKKVTADDFVFHGLATSGNTTNIIKAAVTPAFDAQFPGVNGLGISIARLDLAPGGVIPLHTHPGASEVLVVIQGTILAGFVSSANVVYLKTLNKGDVMVFPQGLLHFQINSGRSNALAFVSFSSANPGLQILDFALFKSDFPTELITATTFLDAGLVKKLKGVLGGSG, encoded by the coding sequence ATGAAGATGATTCTAactatcttcttcattttctctcttctttccctCTCCCATGCATCAGTAGTAGATTTCTGCGTAGCAGATTACAATGCACCAAACGGCCCAGCCGGATATTCTTGCAAAACACCCAAAAAAGTTACCGCCGATGACTTCGTCTTCCACGGCCTAGCCACAAGTGGAAACACCACTAACATTATCAAAGCCGCCGTTACACCTGCATTCGACGCACAATTTCCTGGCGTAAACGGACTTGGAATCTCCATTGCGCGTTTAGATTTAGCTCCAGGTGGAGTTATTCCACTTCACACTCACCCCGGTGCTTCAGAAGTATTGGTTGTTATTCAAGGAACAATTCTTGCTGGTTTTGTTTCATCTGCTAACGTTGTTTaccttaaaacacttaacaaaggtGATGTGATGGTTTTTCCACAAGGTTTGTTGCATTTCCAAATTAACAGTGGTCGTTCTAATGCGCTTGCTTTTGTTAGCTTTAGTAGTGCTAATCCTGGTTTACAGATATTGGATTTCGCTTTGTTTAAGAGCGATTTTCCTACTGAGTTGATTACTGCAACTACTTTTCTTGATGCTGGTTTAGTGAAGAAGCTTAAAGGTGTTCTTGGAGGCAGTGGTTAA